One Candidatus Devosia phytovorans genomic window carries:
- a CDS encoding GGDEF domain-containing protein, whose translation MIDNATLLIAIAFSSAALMGALLIGWMNSRAETYLAYGSAGIGLVVIAMVLLGFRNGEVGLFHLLAPYTLILSGFGLIYGASRLFRDTANSVRPAVVVWAISLILLAVPLFAGLSGIGVFNLNLMGGIIMLLCAVEYWRGRHESPAALVSNAVLYTLCAISFFACSVMIALDGHLVLQAIPDNWAERFNSIMSLVGLTGIGAITLTLHHSRAARKHRHEANTDSLTGLLNRRALFDRFENLDLPAGTAVLMFDIDHFKQINDRFGHAGGDSVIRHFGAILHNNMRSDDAVARIGGEEFCAILEPMLVEQAKQIAERIRADFEQTPTRRAMESIPATVSVGVAVSGEGENFSSVLNRADDALYRAKGSGRNQVTTATLRLIA comes from the coding sequence GTGCGCTGCTCATCGGTTGGATGAATTCCCGGGCGGAGACCTATCTCGCCTATGGTTCGGCCGGCATTGGCCTCGTGGTCATCGCCATGGTTCTGCTGGGCTTTCGCAATGGCGAAGTGGGCCTCTTCCACCTGCTTGCTCCCTATACGCTGATCCTTAGCGGCTTCGGCCTGATCTATGGAGCGTCGCGCCTGTTCCGCGACACGGCAAACTCGGTACGGCCCGCCGTCGTGGTCTGGGCGATTTCGCTGATCCTGCTCGCCGTGCCTCTGTTTGCCGGTCTGTCCGGGATCGGCGTGTTCAATCTCAACCTCATGGGCGGCATCATCATGCTGCTCTGCGCTGTGGAATATTGGCGTGGCCGCCATGAATCCCCGGCGGCGCTGGTGTCCAACGCCGTGCTCTATACGCTTTGTGCGATTTCCTTCTTTGCCTGTTCGGTGATGATTGCCCTCGACGGGCATCTGGTCCTGCAAGCCATTCCCGACAATTGGGCCGAGCGCTTCAATTCCATTATGTCGCTGGTTGGCCTGACCGGCATCGGCGCCATCACGCTGACACTGCACCACTCGCGCGCCGCCCGCAAACACAGGCATGAGGCCAATACCGACTCGCTGACAGGCCTTTTGAATCGCCGCGCCCTGTTCGATCGCTTTGAAAACCTTGATCTGCCCGCCGGCACCGCCGTGCTGATGTTCGACATCGACCATTTCAAGCAGATCAACGACCGCTTCGGTCACGCCGGGGGCGATTCCGTCATCCGCCACTTCGGCGCGATCCTGCATAACAATATGCGCAGCGACGACGCCGTGGCCCGAATTGGCGGCGAAGAATTCTGCGCCATCCTGGAGCCCATGCTCGTGGAACAGGCCAAGCAGATCGCCGAGCGCATCCGCGCCGACTTCGAACAGACCCCGACCCGCCGCGCCATGGAGTCCATACCGGCCACCGTCAGCGTTGGCGTCGCCGTCAGCGGCGAGGGCGAAAACTTTTCCTCGGTCCTCAACCGCGCCGACGATGCGCTCTACCGAGCAAAAGGAAGCGGCCGTAACCAGGTCACGACCGCTACATTGCGTCTCATCGCTTGA